The Flavobacterium marginilacus genome window below encodes:
- a CDS encoding IS30 family transposase — translation MAHLTLEQRYKIEVYRNAGISISEIAELVDKNKSVISREIKRNSDQRSGVYKAVLADKKALNRHKVKIKKCTLTSEVEANILFYLKQDYSPEQIVGRAKIDKRAMVSKERIYQYIWENKRKGGLLYKHLRTKGKKYKKRGHLKDKRGLIIGRVDISERPKIVEKKSRLGDLEIDLVIGKNHKGALLTINDRASGILFMGKVESKEASAIQQKTIELLKDWKPIIKTITSDNGKEFANHRAIAEDLDIDYYFAKPYHSWERGANENLNGLIRQYFPKKSNFENIEEQQIKTVVNTLNNRPRKRFGYKTPNEIFAEKINKLNTVAFIC, via the coding sequence ATGGCACATTTAACGTTAGAACAAAGATACAAAATAGAAGTATATAGAAATGCCGGTATCAGTATTTCCGAAATTGCTGAATTGGTAGATAAAAACAAATCAGTTATTTCTCGAGAAATAAAACGTAATTCTGATCAAAGAAGTGGTGTTTATAAAGCTGTTTTGGCGGATAAAAAAGCTTTAAACAGGCATAAGGTTAAGATCAAAAAATGCACTTTAACCTCAGAAGTTGAAGCAAATATTTTGTTTTATTTAAAGCAAGATTACAGTCCTGAACAAATTGTTGGCAGAGCAAAAATTGACAAAAGAGCAATGGTTTCTAAAGAAAGAATCTATCAATATATTTGGGAAAATAAACGCAAAGGAGGACTCTTATATAAACATCTTAGGACCAAGGGTAAAAAGTATAAAAAAAGAGGACATTTAAAGGATAAAAGAGGACTTATTATTGGTAGGGTCGATATTAGCGAGCGTCCAAAGATTGTAGAAAAGAAAAGTAGATTGGGCGATTTAGAGATTGATTTGGTCATTGGTAAGAATCACAAAGGAGCGTTACTAACTATCAATGACAGAGCCTCTGGAATACTTTTTATGGGAAAAGTAGAAAGCAAAGAAGCTAGTGCAATACAGCAGAAAACAATTGAATTATTGAAAGATTGGAAACCAATAATCAAGACCATTACTTCGGATAATGGAAAGGAATTTGCCAATCATCGGGCCATTGCAGAAGATTTAGATATCGATTATTATTTTGCCAAACCCTACCATAGCTGGGAACGAGGAGCCAATGAAAATTTAAACGGATTAATAAGACAATATTTTCCTAAAAAATCTAACTTTGAAAACATCGAAGAACAACAAATAAAAACAGTAGTTAATACATTAAACAACAGACCCAGAAAAAGATTTGGCTATAAAACACCTAATGAAATTTTCGCCGAAAAAATCAATAAATTGAATACTGTTGCATTTATATGTTGA
- a CDS encoding OmpA family protein, with product MKLKKIVCTVFLSLFFFNAIGQKALLQKAEKEYNDFAYADAIAIYEKLAIKGYEDETMFQRLGNAYYFNAELPKAVIWYDRLFIINSNQEAEYYYRYSQALKSIGNYEKADEILNEFSKITAADSRGVLFENNKNYLEQIKLNSGRFEVSIVNVNSVSSDFGSAFLNSNLVFSSARKIGKTEGKIFKWTNKSFTNLYIAAIKPDGKVHNPVLLNKEINSKFNESTPVFTKDGKTMYFTRNNFLDGKRGKDDKNITLLKLYTASLIDGKWDNIIELPFNSDAYSTAHPALSLDEKKLYFASDMPGTLGQSDLFSVTINADGTFGKPENLGAGINTEGRETFPFISGDNELYFATDGRPGLGGLDIFVSKILEDATFDQVQNIGEPINTKFDDFAFIINSSTRKGYFSSNKKGGIGNDDIYKFTETKKLICERTLTGTILDSKTNEAIEGAKVTLLDENNQVIQEIVTGKDGTYNVKVNCNKKYSVKVERKGYPVKESQITISTNIENKLDFTLEKEKITTIEIPEIKGIKAGTDLAKILNISMIYFDLAKWNITDKAAIELEKILAVMQEYPQMKIEIRSHTDSRSSTKSNLVLSDKRAKSIMAWLVQKGITADRLKGKGFGESKLINKCKDGVKCSEEEHLKNRRSEFLILQN from the coding sequence ATGAAATTAAAAAAAATAGTATGCACCGTATTTTTGTCTCTTTTCTTTTTTAATGCAATTGGACAAAAAGCTTTATTGCAAAAAGCAGAAAAAGAATACAATGATTTTGCTTATGCAGATGCAATAGCGATTTACGAAAAACTTGCAATAAAAGGTTATGAAGATGAAACAATGTTTCAGCGACTTGGAAATGCCTATTACTTTAATGCTGAACTGCCAAAAGCAGTAATATGGTATGATAGACTTTTTATAATTAATTCCAATCAGGAAGCGGAATATTATTATAGATATTCACAAGCACTTAAGTCAATTGGTAATTATGAAAAAGCAGATGAAATACTGAATGAATTTAGTAAAATAACTGCTGCTGACAGCAGGGGCGTTTTATTTGAAAATAATAAAAATTATCTGGAACAAATTAAATTAAATTCAGGAAGATTTGAAGTTTCTATTGTAAATGTTAATTCAGTAAGTTCAGATTTTGGAAGTGCATTCCTGAATAGTAATTTAGTGTTTAGTTCTGCTAGAAAAATTGGGAAAACGGAAGGAAAAATATTCAAATGGACAAACAAGTCATTTACCAATTTATATATAGCGGCCATTAAACCAGATGGAAAAGTTCATAATCCTGTTCTTTTAAACAAAGAAATCAATTCGAAGTTTAATGAATCGACTCCTGTATTTACAAAAGATGGTAAAACAATGTACTTCACCAGAAATAACTTTTTGGATGGAAAACGTGGAAAAGATGATAAAAATATCACATTGTTAAAACTCTACACAGCCAGTTTGATAGATGGAAAATGGGATAACATTATCGAACTGCCTTTTAACAGTGATGCATACAGTACTGCACATCCTGCGTTAAGTTTAGACGAAAAGAAGTTATATTTCGCTTCAGATATGCCGGGTACTTTAGGGCAGTCAGATTTATTTAGTGTTACAATCAATGCCGATGGAACATTTGGAAAACCTGAAAATCTTGGAGCAGGAATTAATACTGAAGGAAGAGAAACATTTCCTTTTATTTCGGGAGATAATGAATTGTACTTTGCCACTGATGGGCGACCGGGACTTGGCGGACTTGATATATTTGTTTCTAAAATCCTGGAAGATGCAACTTTTGATCAGGTGCAGAATATTGGAGAACCAATCAATACCAAATTTGATGATTTTGCTTTTATAATTAATAGCAGTACCCGTAAAGGTTATTTCTCTTCAAACAAAAAAGGTGGTATCGGAAATGATGATATCTACAAATTTACAGAAACAAAAAAACTGATTTGTGAAAGAACACTTACTGGAACCATTTTAGATAGCAAAACGAATGAAGCCATAGAAGGGGCGAAAGTAACACTATTAGACGAAAATAATCAAGTCATTCAGGAAATTGTTACCGGAAAAGACGGAACCTACAATGTAAAAGTAAATTGCAACAAAAAGTATTCGGTTAAAGTGGAAAGAAAAGGCTATCCAGTCAAAGAAAGCCAGATTACAATTTCAACAAATATTGAAAATAAATTAGATTTTACTTTAGAAAAAGAGAAAATTACTACGATAGAAATTCCAGAAATAAAAGGAATCAAAGCAGGAACAGATTTAGCTAAAATACTAAATATTTCGATGATTTATTTTGATTTAGCAAAATGGAATATAACAGATAAAGCAGCAATTGAGCTAGAGAAAATTCTAGCCGTAATGCAGGAATATCCACAGATGAAAATCGAAATCCGTTCACATACCGATAGCAGATCATCGACAAAATCAAATCTTGTTTTATCTGATAAAAGAGCCAAATCGATTATGGCATGGCTGGTTCAAAAAGGAATCACTGCTGATAGATTAAAAGGTAAAGGATTTGGCGAAAGTAAATTAATAAATAAATGTAAAGACGGTGTTAAATGTTCTGAAGAAGAACATTTGAAGAACAGAAGAAGTGAGTTTTTAATTTTACAGAACTAA
- a CDS encoding PorP/SprF family type IX secretion system membrane protein has translation MKKLALVLLFCSVAGFAQQDAQFTQYMHNTINVNPAYAGSREVMSIFGLYRTQWVGLDGAPETSTISLNTPLNNNVGLGFSLINDKIGPTTENNISVDFSYTIQTSATAKLAFGIKGSGNIFNLDPNKLEPEHQGDSQFSDFRNKFSPNVGAGVYWHSDNGYVGLSVPNFIQTNRYDDNDTAIFKELINYYFIAGYVFNLDRYEMIKFKPAVLAKMVEGSPLQLDVSANFMFNDKFTAGVSYRWSAALSAMAGFQVSKSMYIGYAYDRETTKLNNYNSGSHEIFLRFEFMNNYSRITSPRFF, from the coding sequence ATGAAAAAATTAGCTTTAGTTTTATTGTTTTGTTCTGTTGCTGGTTTTGCACAGCAGGATGCACAGTTTACACAGTATATGCACAATACCATCAATGTAAATCCTGCCTACGCTGGTTCCAGAGAAGTGATGAGTATTTTTGGGTTATACCGTACACAATGGGTAGGACTTGACGGAGCTCCCGAAACCAGTACAATCTCATTAAACACACCATTAAATAATAATGTAGGATTGGGATTCTCATTAATAAATGATAAAATTGGCCCTACTACCGAGAATAATATCTCGGTAGATTTCTCTTATACTATTCAGACATCAGCGACAGCTAAATTAGCATTTGGTATAAAAGGATCTGGAAATATTTTTAATCTTGATCCAAACAAACTGGAGCCTGAACATCAGGGAGATTCCCAGTTTTCAGATTTCAGAAACAAATTTTCGCCAAATGTTGGGGCTGGAGTTTATTGGCATTCAGACAATGGTTACGTAGGTCTGTCTGTTCCTAATTTTATCCAGACCAATCGTTATGATGATAATGACACCGCTATTTTTAAAGAGTTGATCAATTATTATTTCATTGCTGGTTATGTCTTTAACTTAGACCGTTATGAAATGATTAAATTCAAACCAGCTGTTTTAGCTAAAATGGTTGAAGGCTCTCCACTTCAGTTAGATGTTTCTGCAAATTTTATGTTTAATGATAAATTTACAGCAGGTGTTTCATATAGATGGAGTGCTGCTTTAAGCGCAATGGCAGGATTTCAGGTTAGTAAAAGTATGTACATTGGTTATGCTTATGATAGAGAAACAACCAAGCTGAATAATTACAATTCAGGTTCACATGAAATCTTTCTGCGTTTTGAGTTTATGAATAATTATAGCCGAATTACATCACCAAGATTTTTCTAA